Proteins encoded together in one Venturia canescens isolate UGA chromosome 10, ASM1945775v1, whole genome shotgun sequence window:
- the fbp gene encoding fructose-1,6-bisphosphatase 1, whose protein sequence is MTSRGPSFDSDCMTLTRFVLAEQRKVPTATGDLSQLLNSIQTAVKAVSSAVRKAGIANMYGIAGNTNVQGEEVKKLDVLSNELFINMLKSSYTTCLLVSEENEQVIEVETDKQGKYIVCFDPLDGSSNIDCLVSVGSIFGIYKRFETSTKPTLADALQKGRQLVAAGYALYGSATMIVLAIGQGVNGFMYDPALGEFILTERNMRLPKRGKIYSINEGNEATWDSAIKEYIQSKKYPSSGAAYGARYVGSMVADVHRTIKYGGIFLYPGSKSNPNGKLRLLYECIPMAYIIEQAGGSATSGEMEILDIEPKAIHERSPIILGSTDDVNDVLDYIRKSKNVC, encoded by the exons ATGACTTCTCGAGGACCATCTTTCGATTCGGATTGCATGACTCTAACGCGTTTCGTTTTAGCAGAACAGAGAAAAGTGCCAACGGCGACCGGCGATTTGTCGCAACTTCTTAATTCCATACAAACAGCTGTGAAAGCCGTCAGCTCCGCCGTGCGAAAAGCCGGCATCGCCAACAT GTACGGGATCGCCGGTAACACGAACGTGCAAGGAGAAGAAGTGAAAAAGCTCGACGTGTTGAGCAACGAGTTGTTCATCAACATGCTCAAATCGTCGTACACGACGTGTCTCCTCGTGAGTGAAGAAAACGAGCAAGTTATCGAAGTGGAGACCGACAAGCAAGGCAAGTACATCGTTTGTTTCGACCCCCTGGACGGTTCTTCGAACATCGACTGTTTGGTTTCGGTCGGCTCGATTTTTGGTATTTACAAGAGATTCGAAACATCGACGAAGCCGACGCTCGCCGATGCTTTGCAAAAAGGTCGTCAGCTGGTCGCGGCTGGTTACGCTCTCTACGGATCCGCTACGATGATCGTCCTCGCTATCGGCCAAGGTGTCAATGGCTTCATGTACGATCCGGCACTCGGAGAGTTCATTTTGACTGAACGGAACATGCGCTTACcgaagagaggaaaaatctACAG cATCAACGAAGGCAACGAAGCCACGTGGGACTCGGCGATCAAAGAATACATTCAATCAAAGAAATATCCGAGCAGCGGAGCGGCGTACGGAGCGAGGTACGTTGGCTCGATGGTTGCCGACGTGCATAGGACCATTAAATATGGTGGGATATTTCTGTATCCAGGATCGAAGAGTAACCCGAATGGCAAA CTTCGCCTGCTCTACGAATGCATCCCGATGGCCTACATCATCGAACAAGCCGGGGGATCAGCGACTTCCGGTGAAATGGAGATTCTGGACATCGAGCCAAAGGCCATACACGAGCGATCGCCCATTATATTGGGATCGACTGACGACGTCAATGACGTACTCGATTACATTCGAAAGAGCAAAAACGTATGCTGA